The following are encoded in a window of Methylocystis rosea genomic DNA:
- a CDS encoding DEAD/DEAH box helicase produces the protein MTFEELGLSQKVLAAVQTSGYTTPTPIQAQAIPPALQGRDILGIAQTGTGKTAAFTLPMLSRLESGRARARMPRTLILEPTRELAAQVEASFAKYGKNHRLNVALLIGGVAFGEQETKIMRGADVLIATPGRLLDFFDRGKLLLTGIEILVIDEADRMLDMGFIPDIERVCKLVPFTRQTLFFSATMPPEITRLTEAFLHNPIRCEVSRAATTATTIRQVLVASRGHADKRETLRKLIRDAENFKNAIIFCNRKRDVATLHRSLVKHGFSAGALHGDMDQLARMASLDAFKNGDVSLIVCSDVAARGLDIPDVSHVLNFDVPTHSEDYVHRIGRTGRAGRSGVAITLVTGDDMKYIDQIQSLIGKAIDWEGPGFDALPPPMETSPQERRGERDERGPRRERGRRPAATEREAPVNRRSAAAEREAPVNRRPAAEREAPVSMGRSRGGRAKAEGESLRPPAYGAPAGAPVADRRERRPRHHEDDGPPVIGLGDHVPSFLLRPVALRPAKVGEE, from the coding sequence ATGACATTCGAAGAACTGGGCCTTTCCCAAAAGGTTCTCGCAGCCGTCCAAACGTCCGGCTATACGACCCCCACGCCAATTCAGGCGCAGGCCATTCCACCCGCCTTGCAGGGGCGCGACATTCTCGGCATCGCCCAAACGGGCACCGGCAAGACCGCCGCTTTCACCCTGCCGATGCTGAGCCGTCTCGAAAGCGGCCGGGCTCGCGCCAGAATGCCCCGAACCCTTATTCTCGAGCCGACGCGCGAACTTGCCGCGCAGGTCGAAGCAAGCTTCGCCAAATACGGCAAGAACCATCGTCTCAACGTCGCGCTGCTGATCGGCGGCGTCGCCTTCGGCGAGCAGGAAACCAAAATCATGCGCGGCGCCGACGTGCTGATCGCCACGCCGGGCCGACTGCTCGACTTCTTCGATCGCGGCAAGCTGCTGCTCACCGGCATCGAAATTCTCGTCATCGACGAGGCCGACCGCATGCTCGACATGGGCTTCATTCCCGACATCGAGCGCGTCTGCAAGCTGGTGCCGTTCACGCGGCAGACGCTCTTCTTCTCTGCGACCATGCCGCCTGAGATCACGCGCCTGACTGAAGCCTTTTTGCATAATCCGATCCGTTGCGAAGTCTCGCGCGCCGCGACGACGGCGACCACGATCAGGCAGGTTCTCGTCGCTTCGCGGGGCCACGCCGACAAGCGTGAGACGTTGCGCAAGCTCATTCGCGACGCCGAAAACTTCAAGAACGCGATCATCTTCTGCAACCGCAAGCGCGACGTGGCGACCCTTCATCGCTCGCTCGTCAAGCACGGCTTTTCCGCCGGCGCCCTGCACGGCGACATGGATCAGCTGGCGCGGATGGCCTCGCTCGACGCGTTCAAGAATGGCGATGTGTCGCTGATCGTGTGTTCGGATGTAGCGGCCCGCGGCCTAGACATTCCGGACGTGAGTCATGTGCTCAACTTCGACGTCCCCACGCACAGCGAGGATTACGTGCATCGGATCGGCCGCACCGGCCGCGCCGGCCGATCGGGCGTGGCGATCACGCTCGTCACTGGCGACGACATGAAATATATCGACCAGATCCAGAGCCTGATCGGCAAGGCGATCGACTGGGAGGGGCCGGGCTTCGACGCCTTGCCGCCGCCCATGGAGACGAGCCCGCAAGAGCGCCGCGGCGAGCGCGACGAACGCGGACCCCGCCGGGAACGCGGTCGCCGGCCAGCCGCCACCGAACGCGAAGCGCCCGTCAACCGCCGCTCAGCCGCCGCCGAGCGCGAAGCGCCTGTCAACCGCCGGCCAGCCGCCGAACGCGAGGCGCCCGTCAGCATGGGCCGGTCCCGCGGCGGCCGCGCCAAGGCGGAGGGAGAAAGTCTCCGGCCTCCGGCCTATGGGGCGCCGGCAGGGGCGCCTGTCGCAGACCGTCGTGAGCGCCGCCCGCGCCATCATGAAGACGATGGGCCCCCCGTCATTGGACTGGGCGACCACGTGCCGTCCTTCCTGCTGCGCCCGGTGGCGCTGAGGCCGGCGAAAGTCGGCGAAGAATAG
- the clpS gene encoding ATP-dependent Clp protease adapter ClpS, whose protein sequence is MAANAPRAAKEPRKGGDVGPGAGTALVTRTRPQTRKPNMYRVLLLNDDYTTQEFVVIVLRKYFNKSVEEATRIMLHVHNHGVGECGVYTYEVAETKVTQVMDFARKHQHPLQCIMEKK, encoded by the coding sequence ATGGCGGCCAATGCGCCGCGAGCGGCCAAGGAGCCGCGCAAGGGAGGCGACGTCGGTCCCGGGGCCGGAACCGCGCTCGTCACGCGAACGCGTCCTCAGACGCGCAAGCCCAATATGTATCGGGTGCTTTTGTTGAATGACGACTACACGACGCAGGAGTTCGTAGTGATCGTGCTGCGGAAATATTTCAACAAATCCGTGGAGGAAGCCACGCGCATCATGCTCCACGTTCACAATCACGGCGTCGGCGAATGCGGCGTTTACACCTACGAGGTCGCTGAGACCAAAGTCACCCAGGTCATGGATTTTGCAAGGAAGCATCAGCATCCCCTGCAATGCATCATGGAAAAGAAATAG
- a CDS encoding HIT family protein, with translation MAVAYDPNNIFGKILRGEIPAHKVYEDDVSLAFMDIMPRAEGHVLVIPKEGARGLLDVSSETLGQLMKRVQHVAKAIEKAFAADGLTLHQFNESAGGQVIYHLHFHLLPRWDGVALRPPGTMADDAKLAEQAEKIRAAMAPFEG, from the coding sequence ATGGCCGTCGCCTATGATCCCAATAATATTTTCGGCAAGATCCTGCGCGGAGAAATCCCTGCGCATAAGGTCTACGAGGACGACGTCTCGCTCGCGTTCATGGACATTATGCCGCGCGCCGAGGGACATGTTCTGGTGATTCCGAAGGAGGGCGCGCGCGGCCTCCTCGACGTCTCGTCGGAAACGCTCGGTCAATTAATGAAGCGCGTGCAGCATGTCGCCAAGGCGATCGAAAAGGCGTTCGCCGCGGACGGCCTGACCCTGCATCAATTCAACGAAAGCGCCGGCGGACAGGTGATTTATCACCTGCATTTCCACCTGCTGCCGCGTTGGGACGGCGTCGCCTTGCGACCTCCGGGGACCATGGCCGACGATGCAAAGCTCGCTGAACAGGCCGAGAAAATTCGCGCCGCCATGGCGCCTTTCGAAGGATGA
- a CDS encoding prephenate dehydratase → MTQYIAYQGEPGANSDLVCRQAFPQLTPLPCASFEDAFASVTEGRAVLGMIPLENSIAGRVADIHHFLPHSGLHIVGEHFLPIHFHLMAPRGATRQGLNSVYSHVHALGQCRRAIRELGLAAHTAGDTAGAAREVAEWGDPTKAAIAPRLAADIYDLDVLAENIEDEAHNTTRFIVLSKTKQWAAPNAGSTITTFIFRVRNVPAALYKALGGFATNGVNMTKLESYMVDGEFAATRFLADADGHPEQPAMARALEELQFFSKEVEILGVYPASDFRLTNIRAFAFRD, encoded by the coding sequence GTGACGCAATATATCGCCTATCAAGGAGAACCCGGCGCGAATTCCGACCTCGTCTGCCGTCAGGCCTTTCCCCAACTGACGCCGCTTCCATGCGCAAGCTTTGAGGACGCCTTCGCATCGGTGACCGAGGGGCGCGCCGTGCTCGGCATGATCCCGCTCGAAAATTCCATCGCCGGACGCGTCGCCGATATTCATCATTTCCTGCCGCATTCCGGTCTGCATATCGTCGGCGAACACTTCCTGCCGATCCATTTTCACTTGATGGCGCCCAGGGGCGCGACGCGGCAGGGGCTCAACAGCGTTTACAGCCATGTCCACGCGCTGGGTCAGTGCCGCCGCGCCATCCGCGAACTCGGCCTCGCGGCGCATACCGCCGGCGACACCGCCGGCGCCGCGCGCGAAGTGGCCGAATGGGGCGATCCGACGAAGGCCGCGATCGCGCCGCGACTCGCCGCCGACATCTACGATCTCGACGTGCTGGCCGAGAATATCGAGGACGAAGCGCATAACACGACGCGCTTCATCGTGCTGTCGAAGACCAAGCAATGGGCGGCGCCGAACGCGGGTTCGACCATCACCACCTTCATCTTTCGCGTGCGCAACGTGCCGGCCGCGCTCTACAAGGCGCTCGGCGGCTTCGCCACGAATGGCGTCAACATGACCAAGCTCGAAAGCTACATGGTTGACGGCGAATTCGCCGCGACGCGCTTCCTCGCCGACGCCGACGGACATCCCGAGCAGCCGGCGATGGCGCGGGCGCTCGAAGAACTGCAGTTCTTCTCCAAGGAAGTCGAAATTCTCGGCGTTTATCCCGCGAGCGATTTTCGACTCACCAATATTCGCGCCTTCGCCTTTAGGGATTGA
- the dctA gene encoding C4-dicarboxylate transporter DctA: MTESHLESRAKPFYRHLYVQVLAAIALGALFGWLAPHAAAQDWVKALGDGFVKLIKMAIAPIIFCTVVSGVAHIEDARKVGRVGLKALLYFEIVSTFALALGLLIGNLAQVGSGFAGKPDPSAIAKYTALAEKRGGVDFLLDIIPDSAIGAFAKGDILQVLLFSLLFGFALLALGERGRALRVIIDDVGHAMFGVIAIIMKAAPIGAFGAMAYTVAKYGSAALLSLAGLVGLFYLTAGLFVVFVLGAIARAAGFNIFSLIAYLRDELLIVLGTSSSESALPALMEKLQWLGCSKSVVGLVVPTGYSFNLDGTNIYMTLTTLFIARAMGVELDLSHQATILIVAMLTSKGASGVSGAGFITLAATLTAVDPQLAPGMSLVLGVDKFMSECRALTNFIGNGVAAIVVAAWEGELDRARLTAGLARKIDPSDVAIGVTTE; this comes from the coding sequence ATGACCGAAAGCCATCTCGAATCCAGGGCAAAGCCTTTTTACCGGCACCTCTATGTCCAGGTGCTCGCGGCCATTGCGCTTGGCGCGCTGTTCGGCTGGCTGGCGCCGCACGCCGCCGCGCAGGACTGGGTGAAGGCGCTCGGCGACGGCTTCGTCAAGCTCATCAAAATGGCGATCGCGCCGATCATTTTCTGCACGGTCGTCTCCGGCGTCGCCCATATCGAGGACGCGCGCAAAGTCGGCCGCGTCGGGCTCAAGGCGCTCCTCTATTTCGAGATCGTCTCCACATTCGCCCTCGCGCTCGGCCTGCTGATCGGAAATCTTGCGCAGGTCGGCTCCGGCTTCGCCGGAAAACCCGACCCTTCCGCCATCGCCAAATATACGGCGCTCGCGGAAAAGCGCGGCGGCGTCGATTTTCTTCTCGACATCATTCCCGACAGCGCGATCGGCGCCTTCGCCAAGGGCGATATTCTACAGGTCCTGTTGTTCTCGCTGCTCTTCGGCTTCGCGCTCTTAGCGCTCGGCGAGCGCGGCCGCGCGCTGCGGGTGATCATCGACGACGTCGGCCACGCCATGTTCGGCGTCATCGCCATCATCATGAAGGCGGCGCCGATCGGCGCCTTCGGCGCCATGGCCTATACGGTGGCGAAATATGGCTCAGCCGCGCTTCTGTCGCTCGCCGGACTCGTCGGTCTGTTCTATCTCACGGCCGGGCTCTTCGTCGTCTTCGTGCTGGGTGCCATCGCGCGCGCGGCCGGTTTCAACATCTTCAGCCTTATCGCCTATCTGCGCGACGAGCTGCTCATCGTGCTCGGCACATCCTCGTCGGAAAGCGCCCTGCCCGCTCTGATGGAGAAGCTGCAATGGCTCGGCTGCTCTAAGTCGGTGGTCGGACTCGTCGTGCCGACCGGCTATTCCTTCAATCTCGACGGCACCAACATCTATATGACGCTGACGACGCTGTTCATCGCGCGCGCGATGGGCGTCGAACTGGATCTGTCGCATCAGGCGACCATCCTCATCGTCGCCATGCTAACGTCAAAAGGCGCGAGCGGCGTTTCAGGCGCGGGGTTCATCACCTTGGCGGCGACCTTGACGGCGGTCGATCCGCAGCTGGCCCCAGGCATGTCGCTCGTGCTCGGCGTCGATAAATTCATGAGCGAGTGCCGAGCCTTGACCAATTTCATCGGCAATGGCGTCGCCGCCATCGTGGTCGCCGCCTGGGAGGGCGAGCTGGACCGCGCACGGCTGACCGCAGGGCTCGCACGCAAGATTGATCCTTCCGATGTCGCGATCGGCGTCACGACGGAGTGA
- the uvrA gene encoding excinuclease ABC subunit UvrA yields the protein MASNSKKSVALVVEKAFADSKSISIRGAREHNLKNVDLTIPRDKLVVFTGLSGSGKSSLAFDTIYAEGQRRYVESLSAYARQFLEIMQKPDVDQIDGLSPAISIEQKTTSKNPRSTVGTVTEIHDYMRLLWARVGVPYSPATGLPIESQTVSQMVDRVLALPEGSRLYLLAPVVRGRKGEYRKEIAEYTKKGFQRLKIDGAYHEIADVPALDKKLKHDIDVVVDRIVVRPDMSARLADSFETALDLSGGLAVVEFADAPKGQNVLLAPVQPAANVSTHYAPHHILFSSKFACPVSGFTIPEIEPRLFSFNNPFGACPVCGGIGHEQKVDADLVAPNPKLTLRKGAIAPWAKSTSPYYQQTLEALGKHYKFRLDVPWETLSDKARNVILYGSGEEEIRFSYDDGFRAYDVKKPFEGVVINLERRYLETDSEWAREEIGRYMSATPCLACEGFRLKPEALAVKVARKHIGEVSELSVRAALDWFRALPDALDKKRNEIAFRILKEIRDRLNFLVDVGLDYLTLSRNSGSLSGGESQRIRLASQIGSGLTGVLYVLDEPSIGLHQRDNDRLLDTLRRLRNLGNSVIVVEHDEDAILAADYVVDVGPGAGIHGGKIVAQGTPQEIMNDPASLTGQYLTGEKQVILRHKLRKPTAGRWLKLFGARGNNLKEVTAEVPLGLFTCVTGVSGGGKSTLVIETLYKAVARRLSGAHEHPAPFDRLEGLEQIDKIIDIDQSPIGRTPRSNPATYTGAFTPIREWFAGLPEAKARGYAPGRFSFNVKGGRCEACQGDGVIKIEMHFLPDVYVTCDVCKGKRYDRETLEVKYREKSIADVLDMTVEEAATLFKAVPSIRDKMETLKRVGLDYIHVGQQATTLSGGEAQRVKLSKELSRRSTGRTLYILDEPTTGLHFHDVAKLLEVLHELVEQGNTVVVIEHNLEVIKTADWIIDMGPEGGDGGGEIVAAGPPSQIIKEARSHTGRYLAEAMARKPSVAAPAPAKPKKARTV from the coding sequence ATGGCGAGCAACAGCAAAAAATCCGTGGCCCTAGTGGTGGAGAAGGCTTTCGCTGACTCGAAATCCATCTCCATCCGCGGCGCGCGCGAACATAATCTCAAGAACGTCGATCTGACGATTCCGCGCGACAAGCTGGTGGTGTTCACCGGCCTGTCCGGTTCGGGCAAGTCGTCGCTCGCCTTCGACACCATCTATGCCGAAGGCCAGCGACGCTATGTCGAGTCGCTGTCGGCCTATGCGCGGCAATTTCTGGAGATCATGCAGAAGCCCGACGTCGATCAGATCGACGGGCTATCGCCGGCGATCTCCATCGAACAGAAGACGACATCCAAAAACCCGCGCTCGACCGTCGGCACGGTCACCGAGATTCACGACTATATGCGTCTGCTCTGGGCCCGCGTCGGCGTGCCCTATTCGCCGGCGACAGGGCTGCCGATCGAGAGCCAGACCGTCTCGCAGATGGTCGATCGCGTGCTGGCGCTTCCTGAGGGCTCGCGGCTCTATCTGCTCGCGCCGGTCGTTCGCGGCCGCAAAGGCGAATACCGAAAGGAGATCGCCGAATATACGAAGAAAGGCTTCCAGCGCCTCAAGATCGACGGCGCCTATCATGAGATCGCCGACGTGCCGGCGCTCGACAAGAAATTGAAGCACGACATCGATGTCGTGGTCGATCGCATCGTCGTGCGTCCCGACATGAGCGCGAGACTGGCCGACAGTTTTGAGACCGCGCTCGACTTGTCCGGCGGCCTCGCCGTCGTCGAATTCGCCGACGCGCCAAAGGGCCAGAACGTTTTGCTCGCGCCCGTGCAGCCGGCGGCGAACGTCTCGACGCATTACGCGCCGCATCACATTTTGTTTTCATCGAAATTCGCCTGTCCCGTATCGGGCTTCACCATCCCGGAGATCGAGCCGCGGCTGTTTTCGTTCAACAATCCCTTCGGCGCCTGTCCGGTCTGCGGCGGCATCGGCCATGAGCAGAAGGTCGACGCCGACCTCGTCGCCCCGAATCCGAAGCTGACGCTGCGCAAAGGCGCGATCGCGCCCTGGGCGAAATCGACCTCGCCCTATTATCAGCAGACGCTCGAAGCGCTCGGCAAGCATTACAAGTTTCGGCTCGACGTCCCGTGGGAGACGCTTTCCGACAAGGCGCGAAACGTCATTCTCTACGGCTCGGGCGAGGAGGAGATCCGCTTCTCCTATGACGACGGTTTTCGCGCCTATGACGTGAAGAAGCCGTTCGAAGGCGTCGTCATCAATCTCGAGCGGCGCTATCTCGAAACCGACAGCGAATGGGCGCGCGAAGAGATCGGCCGCTATATGTCGGCGACGCCCTGTCTCGCCTGCGAAGGCTTTCGGTTGAAGCCCGAAGCGCTCGCCGTCAAAGTCGCGCGCAAACATATCGGCGAAGTATCGGAGCTTTCGGTGCGCGCCGCGCTCGACTGGTTTCGCGCGCTGCCCGACGCGCTCGACAAGAAGCGTAATGAAATCGCCTTCCGCATCTTGAAGGAGATTCGCGACCGGCTAAATTTTCTCGTCGACGTCGGCCTCGACTATCTGACGCTGTCGCGTAATTCAGGCTCGCTCTCGGGCGGCGAAAGTCAGCGCATCCGCCTCGCGTCGCAGATCGGCTCGGGACTGACCGGCGTCCTTTATGTGCTGGACGAACCGTCGATCGGGCTGCATCAGCGCGACAATGACCGTCTGCTCGACACGCTGCGGCGTCTGCGCAATCTCGGCAACAGCGTCATCGTCGTCGAGCACGATGAGGACGCGATTCTCGCCGCGGACTATGTCGTCGATGTCGGACCCGGCGCTGGCATTCACGGCGGCAAAATCGTCGCGCAAGGGACGCCGCAGGAGATCATGAACGATCCAGCTTCGCTCACCGGGCAATATCTGACCGGCGAGAAGCAGGTGATTCTTCGTCACAAGCTGCGCAAGCCGACGGCCGGGCGTTGGCTCAAGCTCTTCGGCGCGCGCGGCAATAATCTCAAGGAGGTCACGGCGGAAGTGCCGCTTGGCCTTTTCACTTGCGTTACTGGCGTCTCGGGCGGCGGCAAGTCGACGCTCGTCATCGAAACGCTCTACAAGGCCGTCGCGCGGCGACTCTCCGGCGCGCATGAGCACCCGGCGCCCTTCGATCGCCTCGAAGGCCTCGAGCAGATCGACAAGATCATCGACATTGACCAGTCGCCGATCGGCCGCACGCCGCGCTCCAATCCGGCGACCTATACCGGCGCCTTCACGCCTATTCGCGAATGGTTCGCGGGTCTTCCGGAGGCGAAGGCGCGCGGCTATGCGCCGGGACGCTTCTCCTTCAACGTCAAGGGCGGCCGCTGCGAAGCCTGCCAGGGCGACGGCGTCATCAAGATCGAGATGCACTTTCTGCCCGACGTTTACGTCACCTGCGACGTGTGCAAGGGCAAGCGCTACGATCGCGAGACGCTCGAAGTGAAATATCGCGAAAAATCCATCGCCGACGTGCTGGACATGACGGTCGAGGAGGCGGCGACCCTGTTCAAGGCGGTGCCCTCGATCCGCGACAAGATGGAAACCTTAAAACGCGTCGGCCTCGACTACATCCATGTCGGCCAGCAGGCGACGACGCTGTCGGGCGGCGAGGCGCAGCGCGTCAAGCTCTCCAAGGAGTTGTCGCGCCGCTCCACAGGCCGCACGCTCTATATTCTCGACGAGCCGACGACGGGCCTGCATTTTCACGACGTCGCCAAGCTGCTCGAAGTGCTGCATGAGCTTGTCGAACAGGGCAATACCGTGGTCGTGATCGAACATAATCTCGAAGTCATCAAGACGGCGGATTGGATCATCGACATGGGGCCGGAGGGCGGCGACGGCGGCGGCGAAATCGTCGCGGCGGGACCGCCGTCTCAGATCATCAAGGAAGCGCGCAGCCACACGGGGCGCTATCTCGCCGAAGCGATGGCGCGCAAACCATCCGTGGCGGCGCCGGCGCCGGCGAAACCCAAGAAAGCGCGAACGGTTTAA
- the clpA gene encoding ATP-dependent Clp protease ATP-binding subunit ClpA produces the protein MPTFSRNLKQTLDRALASARERRHEYATLEHLLLSLVEDVDASAVLRACSVDLDVLTKNLRDYIDRELDNLVNEDADECKPTAGFQRVVQRAIISVQSSGREDVSGANVLVALFAERESHAVYFLQEQDMTRYDAVNFISHGIAKRPGLSDAGRSPRGVEDDGERSEGREGRDGESRKKEGALEAYCVNLNRKARDGRIDPLIGREPEVLRTIQVLCRRQKNNPLLVGDPGVGKTAIAEGLARKIVSNEVPEVLAGATVFALDMGALLAGTRYRGDFEERLKQVVKEIENHKNAILFIDEIHTVIGAGATSGGAMDASNLLKPALAQGVLRCIGSTTYKEYRQYFEKDRALVRRFQKIDVNEPSIPDAIEIVKGLKPYFEEFHKIRYTNDALKAAVELSARYIHDRKLPDKAIDVIDETGAAQMLVAENKRKKTIGLKEIETTIATMARVPPKTVSKDDAEVLAHLDETLRRVVYGQDKAISALTSAIKLARAGLRDQEKPIGCYLFSGPTGVGKTEAARQLATSLGIELVRFDMSEYMERHTVSRLIGAPPGYVGFDQGGLLTDAIDQHPHCVLLLDEIEKAHPDLYNILLQVMDHGKLTDHNGKTIDFRNVILIMTTNAGAQDLARTPIGFTRTRRDLDDSEAINRLFAPEFRNRLDAIVPFGHLPVDVIKRVVDKFIMQLEAQLADRNVTIELTDEARSWLVEHGYDEAMGARPMSRVIHQHIKTPLADEVLFGRLKNGGAVRVVVVGDDSGTKSLGFVFPEGPVLPRPERDIFEAGKKRAAEEAASGDDSAIRAADAERDERPAPLKS, from the coding sequence ATGCCGACCTTCTCGCGCAATCTCAAGCAGACCCTCGACCGTGCGCTCGCCTCCGCCCGCGAGCGGCGCCATGAATATGCGACGCTCGAGCACCTGCTGCTGAGCCTCGTCGAGGACGTCGACGCGTCGGCGGTGCTCCGCGCCTGTTCCGTGGATCTCGACGTGCTGACCAAGAATTTGCGCGACTATATCGATCGCGAGCTCGACAACCTCGTCAACGAAGACGCCGATGAATGCAAGCCGACCGCCGGGTTCCAGCGGGTCGTGCAGCGGGCGATTATCAGCGTCCAATCGTCCGGCCGCGAAGACGTCAGCGGCGCCAATGTTCTTGTCGCGCTGTTCGCCGAGCGCGAAAGCCACGCCGTCTATTTCCTGCAGGAACAGGACATGACGCGCTATGACGCCGTCAATTTCATCAGCCATGGCATCGCCAAGCGTCCCGGGCTTTCGGACGCCGGCCGGAGCCCGCGCGGCGTCGAGGACGACGGCGAGCGCAGCGAAGGCCGCGAGGGCCGCGACGGCGAGAGCCGCAAGAAGGAAGGCGCGCTCGAGGCCTATTGCGTCAATCTCAACAGGAAGGCGCGCGACGGCCGCATCGACCCGCTGATCGGCCGCGAGCCGGAAGTGCTGCGCACGATTCAGGTCCTGTGCCGCCGGCAAAAGAATAATCCCCTGCTCGTCGGCGATCCCGGCGTCGGCAAGACCGCGATCGCCGAAGGCCTCGCGCGTAAGATCGTCTCGAACGAAGTGCCGGAGGTTCTCGCCGGCGCGACGGTGTTCGCGCTCGACATGGGCGCGCTGCTCGCCGGCACGCGCTATCGCGGCGACTTCGAAGAGCGCCTGAAGCAGGTCGTGAAGGAAATCGAGAATCACAAGAACGCGATTCTCTTCATCGACGAGATCCATACGGTGATTGGCGCGGGCGCCACCTCGGGCGGCGCGATGGACGCCTCGAATCTTCTGAAGCCCGCGCTGGCGCAGGGGGTTCTGCGCTGCATCGGCTCGACGACCTACAAGGAATACCGGCAGTATTTCGAGAAGGACCGCGCGCTCGTTCGCCGCTTCCAGAAGATCGACGTCAACGAACCCTCGATCCCCGACGCGATCGAAATCGTGAAGGGGCTCAAGCCCTATTTCGAGGAGTTCCATAAGATCCGCTACACCAACGACGCGCTGAAGGCGGCGGTGGAGCTCTCGGCGCGTTACATTCATGACCGCAAGCTGCCGGATAAGGCGATCGACGTGATCGACGAAACCGGCGCGGCGCAGATGCTGGTCGCGGAAAACAAGCGCAAAAAGACCATCGGACTGAAAGAGATCGAAACGACGATCGCCACCATGGCGCGCGTGCCGCCGAAGACCGTCTCCAAGGACGACGCCGAAGTTCTCGCGCATCTCGACGAGACGCTGCGGCGCGTCGTCTATGGGCAGGATAAGGCGATCTCGGCGCTGACGTCGGCGATAAAGCTGGCGCGGGCGGGTCTGCGCGATCAAGAGAAGCCGATCGGCTGCTATCTCTTCTCCGGACCGACCGGCGTCGGCAAGACGGAGGCCGCGCGCCAGCTCGCGACATCGCTCGGCATCGAGCTCGTGCGCTTCGACATGTCGGAATATATGGAGCGCCATACGGTGAGCCGGTTGATCGGCGCGCCTCCCGGTTATGTCGGATTCGATCAGGGCGGACTGCTGACCGACGCCATCGACCAGCATCCGCATTGCGTGCTGCTGCTCGACGAGATCGAGAAGGCGCATCCCGATCTCTACAACATCCTGCTGCAGGTGATGGATCACGGGAAGCTGACCGACCATAACGGCAAGACCATCGACTTCCGCAACGTCATCCTCATCATGACGACGAATGCGGGCGCGCAGGATCTTGCCCGCACGCCGATCGGCTTCACGCGCACGCGCCGCGATCTCGACGACAGCGAAGCGATCAATCGGCTCTTCGCGCCGGAGTTCCGCAATCGTCTCGACGCCATCGTGCCTTTCGGTCATCTGCCGGTCGACGTCATCAAACGCGTCGTCGACAAATTCATCATGCAGCTCGAAGCGCAGCTCGCCGACCGCAACGTCACGATCGAGCTCACCGACGAAGCGCGCAGCTGGCTCGTCGAGCACGGCTATGATGAAGCCATGGGCGCGCGGCCGATGTCGCGGGTCATCCACCAGCACATCAAGACGCCGCTCGCCGACGAGGTGCTGTTCGGCCGCCTGAAGAACGGCGGCGCGGTGCGAGTCGTCGTCGTCGGCGACGACAGCGGAACGAAGTCGCTTGGCTTCGTCTTCCCGGAGGGTCCGGTGTTGCCGCGGCCTGAGCGCGACATCTTCGAGGCCGGCAAGAAGCGCGCGGCGGAGGAAGCCGCATCCGGAGATGATTCGGCGATTCGCGCTGCGGATGCGGAACGCGACGAACGTCCGGCGCCGCTGAAGAGCTAA
- the ssb gene encoding single-stranded DNA-binding protein — protein MAGSVNKVILIGNLGRDPEVRTLPSGDRVVSFSVATTESWRDKNTGERKDRTEWHNVSIFNENLGKIAEQYCRKGSKIYLEGQLQTREYTDKDGNQRKATDVVLQRFRGELTLLDSKGGRSEGDYDSGYSQSGGSFGRSSPMERGPAERRPAPAGKLSDQLDDDIPF, from the coding sequence ATGGCGGGCAGCGTCAACAAGGTGATCCTGATCGGCAATCTCGGCCGCGATCCGGAGGTGCGGACGCTGCCGTCCGGCGATCGCGTCGTCTCCTTCTCGGTGGCGACCACCGAGTCCTGGCGCGATAAGAACACCGGCGAGCGCAAAGATCGCACCGAGTGGCACAATGTGTCGATCTTCAACGAAAATCTCGGGAAGATCGCCGAGCAATACTGCCGCAAGGGCTCCAAGATCTATCTCGAAGGCCAGTTGCAGACCCGCGAATATACTGACAAGGACGGCAATCAGCGCAAGGCGACCGATGTCGTGCTGCAGCGTTTTCGCGGCGAGCTGACTCTGCTCGACAGCAAGGGCGGACGCAGCGAGGGCGACTACGACAGCGGCTACAGCCAGAGCGGCGGATCCTTTGGCCGCTCCTCGCCGATGGAGCGCGGTCCCGCCGAGCGGCGTCCCGCCCCGGCCGGCAAGCTCTCCGACCAACTCGACGACGACATTCCCTTCTGA